In Candidatus Sodalis pierantonius str. SOPE, one DNA window encodes the following:
- a CDS encoding Kdo(2)-lipid IV(A) acyltransferase has product MTTLPVFNRSLLHPRFWLTWLGIGALYLLVLLPYPLLYTLGTRLGRLAMRFMRHREAIARRNLQLCFPAMPEPKREALLRQNFESVGMGLIETGIAWFWPDWRIKRWVTVSGLEHIANARTENKGVLLIGMHFLTLELGARIFGMYNPGIGVYRPNDNPLLDWLQTWGRLRSNKSMLDRSDIKGMIRALKNGDIIWYAPDHDYGPKSSVFAPLFAVPEAATTAGTYLLAKMAKPAVIPFMPRRLPQGRGYELLILPDERGMPLDSDIATASYMNKVVEQAILRAPDQYMWLHRRFKTRPPGEPSLYR; this is encoded by the coding sequence ATGACCACACTTCCTGTTTTTAATCGTTCATTGCTGCATCCGCGTTTTTGGCTTACCTGGCTGGGTATTGGCGCGCTTTATCTGCTGGTGCTGCTACCTTATCCGCTGCTTTATACTTTGGGGACCCGCCTGGGACGGCTCGCGATGCGCTTTATGCGCCACAGAGAGGCCATTGCGCGCCGGAATTTGCAATTGTGTTTTCCCGCGATGCCGGAACCGAAGCGCGAAGCGCTGCTGCGGCAGAATTTTGAGTCGGTCGGCATGGGGCTTATCGAAACCGGCATCGCCTGGTTTTGGCCTGATTGGCGCATTAAACGTTGGGTCACCGTCAGCGGCCTGGAACATATCGCCAACGCGCGTACCGAAAACAAAGGGGTGCTGCTTATCGGCATGCATTTTCTCACGCTTGAGCTGGGCGCGCGAATTTTCGGTATGTATAACCCCGGCATCGGCGTTTATCGCCCCAACGATAACCCGCTGCTTGACTGGCTCCAGACCTGGGGACGGTTGCGGTCCAATAAATCCATGCTGGACCGCTCCGATATCAAAGGCATGATCCGCGCACTGAAAAACGGCGATATTATCTGGTACGCGCCGGACCACGATTATGGGCCGAAAAGCAGCGTATTCGCGCCGCTGTTCGCCGTTCCCGAGGCCGCGACGACAGCCGGCACTTATCTGTTGGCCAAAATGGCCAAGCCGGCGGTGATCCCCTTTATGCCGCGCCGCCTGCCGCAGGGGCGCGGTTACGAGCTGCTGATTTTGCCTGATGAACGCGGCATGCCGCTCGATAGCGATATCGCCACCGCCAGCTATATGAATAAGGTGGTAGAGCAGGCGATTTTGCGGGCGCCGGACCAATACATGTGGCTGCACCGCCGTTTCAAAACCCGCCCGCCCGGCGAGCCTTCGCTTTACCGCTGA
- a CDS encoding IS5 family transposase gives MAKQKFKITNWPAYNNALRQRGDLTVCLDESAIAAWTESTPPEHRGRPLHYTDMAITTVLMIKRVFNLSLRALQGFVDSIFKLMGLSLRCPDYSLVSRRAKTVDISIKTPTRGEISHLVIDGTGLKVFGEGEWKVRQHGAERRRVWRKLHLAVDSVTHEIICADLSLSGTTDAQALPGLINQTHRKIREASADSAYDTRYCHDALLRKKIKPLIPPRSGAQYWPARYHERNHAVANQHLSGNNDTWKKKVGYHRRSLAETAMFRFKTLLGGHLSLHDYDAQVGKAMAMVKALNRITLLGMPNSVRIM, from the coding sequence ATGGCAAAGCAAAAGTTTAAAATTACCAACTGGCCCGCATATAACAATGCGCTCAGGCAGCGGGGGGACCTGACAGTATGTCTTGATGAGTCAGCCATTGCTGCATGGACTGAGAGTACACCACCTGAACATCGTGGCCGGCCGCTTCACTACACCGATATGGCCATTACCACGGTTCTGATGATAAAGCGCGTGTTTAACCTTTCGCTCCGGGCGTTACAGGGTTTCGTTGACTCGATTTTTAAACTGATGGGGCTGTCGCTGCGCTGCCCAGATTACTCTCTGGTCAGCCGGCGAGCAAAAACCGTCGACATCAGCATAAAAACGCCAACCCGCGGCGAAATCTCACACCTGGTCATCGATGGCACCGGCCTGAAAGTCTTCGGCGAAGGCGAATGGAAAGTCAGGCAGCATGGGGCTGAGAGGCGCAGAGTATGGCGCAAGCTTCATCTGGCAGTAGATAGCGTGACACATGAAATTATCTGTGCCGATTTATCGCTAAGCGGTACGACAGATGCGCAGGCGCTGCCCGGGCTGATTAACCAAACCCACCGGAAAATCAGGGAAGCGTCGGCTGACAGTGCTTACGATACGCGTTACTGTCATGATGCTCTGCTGAGGAAAAAAATAAAGCCTCTTATCCCACCGCGAAGTGGTGCGCAATATTGGCCAGCTCGATACCATGAGCGTAACCATGCGGTGGCAAATCAGCATCTGAGCGGCAATAACGATACCTGGAAAAAGAAAGTAGGTTATCACCGGCGTTCACTGGCTGAAACGGCCATGTTCCGGTTTAAAACACTTCTGGGTGGTCATCTGAGTCTGCATGACTATGACGCGCAGGTAGGTAAGGCAATGGCAATGGTTAAAGCACTTAACCGGATCACACTGTTAGGAATGCCAAACAGCGTCCGCATCATGTAA
- a CDS encoding glutamine amidotransferase-related protein, translating to MLAYALGGKVDYHPDGMELGTQAIELLPAAADDALLTALPRRFGANLVHSQSVLTLPPGATVLGRSAHDPHQILRYGLNVITTQFHPEFTAAIMRSYLVRMMAQEPKRCDNYQHLEGQIVATPHSQSLLARFVRRCLRGDVTV from the coding sequence TTGCTGGCCTATGCGCTGGGCGGTAAGGTGGATTATCACCCCGACGGCATGGAGCTGGGCACTCAGGCCATCGAACTGCTGCCGGCGGCGGCGGATGACGCGCTGCTGACGGCGCTGCCCCGGCGTTTCGGCGCCAATTTGGTGCACTCGCAGTCAGTGCTTACTTTGCCTCCAGGCGCTACGGTGCTTGGCCGTTCCGCTCATGATCCCCACCAGATCCTGCGCTATGGGCTCAACGTTATCACTACCCAGTTTCATCCTGAGTTCACCGCAGCCATCATGCGCAGCTATTTGGTGCGCATGATGGCGCAAGAGCCGAAACGGTGCGACAATTACCAGCATCTGGAGGGTCAAATCGTCGCTACGCCCCACAGCCAGAGTCTACTGGCGCGCTTCGTGCGCCGCTGTTTGCGCGGCGATGTTACGGTTTGA
- a CDS encoding IS256-like element ISSoEn2 family transposase — protein sequence MDEKQLQALANELAKNLKTPEDLSHFDRLLKKISVEAALNAEMTHHLGYDKNQPKPGTNARNGYSTKTVTTGDGPLALRTPRDRDGSFEPQLVKKNQTRITGMDNQILSLYAKGMTTREIAAAFKELYDADVSPALVSKVTDAVMEQVVEWQNRPLDAVYPIVYLDCIVLKVRQDSRIINKSVFLALGINIEGQKELLGMWLAENEGAKFWLNVLTELKNRGLNDILIACVDGLKGFPDAINAVYPEARLQLCIVHMVRNSLRFVSWKDYKAVTRDLKAIYQAPTEEAGLQALEAFSSAWDIRYPQISRSWQANWANLATFFAYPTDIRKVIYTTNAIESLNSVIRHAIKKRKVFPTDDAVKKVVWLAIQAASQKWTMPLRDWRMAMSRFIIEFGDRLDGHF from the coding sequence ATGGACGAAAAACAGTTGCAGGCTCTGGCTAACGAACTGGCCAAAAATCTCAAAACCCCTGAAGATCTCAGTCACTTCGATCGGCTGCTGAAAAAAATCAGCGTCGAAGCAGCTCTCAATGCCGAAATGACCCATCACCTCGGCTACGATAAAAATCAGCCTAAACCGGGGACCAACGCCCGCAACGGCTATTCCACAAAAACCGTTACCACTGGCGATGGCCCGCTGGCGCTGCGTACTCCGCGCGATCGTGACGGTTCCTTTGAACCGCAACTGGTGAAGAAGAACCAGACCCGGATTACCGGGATGGATAACCAGATTTTATCGTTGTACGCCAAAGGGATGACCACCCGCGAGATCGCCGCCGCGTTCAAAGAGCTGTATGACGCCGATGTCTCGCCGGCGCTGGTCTCAAAGGTCACCGATGCGGTCATGGAGCAGGTTGTCGAATGGCAAAACCGGCCTCTGGATGCAGTCTATCCCATTGTTTATCTTGACTGTATCGTTCTAAAAGTCCGGCAGGACAGCCGCATCATCAACAAATCTGTGTTCCTGGCGCTGGGCATCAACATCGAAGGCCAGAAAGAGTTGCTAGGTATGTGGCTGGCCGAAAATGAAGGCGCAAAGTTCTGGCTGAACGTGCTGACAGAGCTGAAAAACCGCGGCCTGAACGATATCCTTATCGCCTGCGTAGACGGGCTGAAAGGTTTCCCTGACGCTATTAACGCGGTGTATCCGGAGGCGCGGCTCCAGCTGTGTATCGTACATATGGTGCGCAACAGCCTGCGGTTCGTCTCCTGGAAGGACTACAAGGCCGTCACCCGCGACCTGAAAGCTATCTATCAGGCCCCTACGGAAGAAGCCGGCTTGCAGGCGCTGGAAGCGTTCTCCAGTGCCTGGGACATCCGCTACCCGCAAATAAGTCGAAGCTGGCAGGCAAACTGGGCCAATCTGGCCACGTTCTTTGCCTACCCAACGGACATCCGCAAGGTGATCTACACGACCAACGCCATCGAGTCGTTAAACAGCGTGATCCGGCATGCCATCAAAAAGCGCAAGGTGTTCCCGACCGACGACGCAGTGAAAAAGGTGGTGTGGCTGGCGATACAGGCGGCCTCACAGAAATGGACAATGCCTTTGAGGGACTGGCGCATGGCAATGAGCCGCTTTATTATCGAGTTCGGTGACCGCCTGGACGGTCACTTCTGA
- a CDS encoding UxaA family hydrolase, with protein sequence MMNIIKIHSLDNVAVALQDLPADETVTVGNDRVTLRQPVARGHKFALTPIGEGDMIIKYGLPIGHAKSLIQPGEHIHSQNAKTNLSDLDEYQYQPAFPALPPQMPDREVQLYRRRNGQVGIRNELWILPTVGCVNGIARQIQQRFLKETFGAEDIDGVHLFTHPFGCSQLGADHENTRTMLQNMVRHPNAGAVLVIGLGCENNQVDVFRTTLGEFDSGRVTFMICQQQDDEVEAGLECLRALYQRMRDDHREPGKLSELKFGLECGGSDGLSGITANPMLGRFSDYLIANGGTTVLTEVPEMFGAERILMSRCCDEATFEKTVHMVNDFKQYFIAHQQPIYENPSPGNKAGGITTLEEKSLGCTQKAGQSKVVDVLKYSERLSVPGLNLLSAPGNDAVATSALAGAGCHMVLFSTGRGTPYGGFVPTVKLASNSELAAKKPHWIDFDAGRLIHGMSMDAVLTEFVDLIVAFANGKQTRNEINDFRELAIFKSGVTL encoded by the coding sequence ATCATGAATATTATTAAAATTCATTCCCTTGACAATGTGGCGGTCGCCCTGCAAGACCTGCCGGCTGACGAGACGGTAACTGTCGGTAATGACCGCGTTACGCTACGTCAGCCCGTTGCGCGCGGCCATAAGTTTGCCCTAACGCCCATCGGCGAAGGGGACATGATTATCAAATACGGTTTGCCCATCGGGCACGCCAAAAGCCTCATCCAGCCGGGCGAACATATTCACTCACAGAACGCGAAAACCAATCTCAGCGATCTGGATGAATATCAATATCAGCCCGCGTTCCCCGCACTGCCGCCGCAAATGCCCGACCGTGAGGTGCAGCTTTACCGGCGCCGCAACGGCCAGGTCGGTATTCGCAACGAGCTGTGGATCCTGCCGACCGTGGGCTGCGTCAACGGCATCGCCCGCCAGATCCAGCAGCGGTTCCTCAAGGAGACCTTTGGCGCGGAAGATATCGACGGCGTGCATTTGTTCACCCACCCGTTCGGCTGTTCGCAGCTGGGGGCAGACCATGAGAACACCCGCACCATGCTGCAAAACATGGTGCGCCACCCCAACGCCGGCGCGGTGCTGGTCATCGGGCTGGGCTGCGAGAATAATCAGGTGGATGTGTTTCGCACCACCCTCGGCGAGTTCGATAGCGGGCGGGTCACCTTCATGATTTGCCAGCAGCAGGATGATGAAGTGGAGGCCGGACTGGAATGTTTGCGCGCGCTTTATCAGCGCATGCGCGACGACCATCGCGAACCGGGCAAGCTCAGCGAACTGAAATTTGGACTGGAATGCGGCGGTTCTGACGGCCTGTCGGGGATTACAGCCAACCCCATGCTCGGACGTTTTTCGGATTATCTGATTGCCAACGGCGGCACCACCGTGCTGACGGAAGTCCCGGAAATGTTTGGCGCCGAACGGATCCTGATGAGCCGCTGCTGTGATGAAGCCACCTTTGAAAAGACCGTGCATATGGTCAACGATTTCAAACAGTACTTTATCGCCCATCAGCAGCCGATTTATGAAAACCCCTCTCCCGGCAATAAAGCCGGCGGTATCACAACGCTTGAGGAGAAATCTCTTGGCTGCACGCAGAAAGCCGGTCAGAGCAAGGTGGTCGACGTGTTGAAATACAGTGAGCGGTTAAGCGTACCGGGGCTGAATCTCCTGAGCGCGCCGGGCAACGATGCGGTGGCCACCAGCGCCCTCGCCGGTGCAGGCTGCCACATGGTGCTGTTCAGCACCGGTCGCGGTACGCCCTACGGCGGTTTTGTGCCGACCGTGAAATTGGCGAGCAACAGCGAGCTGGCGGCGAAAAAACCGCACTGGATCGATTTCGACGCCGGGCGGTTGATCCACGGTATGAGTATGGATGCGGTGTTAACCGAGTTTGTCGATCTTATCGTCGCCTTTGCCAACGGCAAGCAAACCCGAAACGAGATCAACGATTTTCGCGAACTGGCGATTTTCAAAAGCGGCGTGACCTTGTAA
- a CDS encoding YceK/YidQ family lipoprotein — protein sequence MGRFCLVFAALLLLTGCGSIISCTVPGQGYGNQFYPGVQWDLRDTAWKYLTIIDLPLSMVVDTLLLPVDWRHGPYD from the coding sequence ATGGGACGATTTTGTCTGGTGTTTGCCGCGCTGCTGCTGCTTACCGGCTGCGGCAGCATTATCAGTTGCACGGTGCCCGGCCAAGGGTACGGCAATCAATTTTATCCGGGCGTGCAGTGGGATCTGCGCGACACGGCCTGGAAATACCTCACCATTATTGACTTACCCCTGTCTATGGTGGTTGATACACTGCTGCTGCCGGTGGATTGGCGCCATGGCCCATATGATTAA
- a CDS encoding glucan biosynthesis protein G → MIKSTSRGGDVPNNKFFVKSSKASLRWLGDTVLLTLYALPSWAFSIDDVAKQAQALAAKGYEAPRSNVPSQFCEMKFADYQQIQFNHDKALWHDLPTPLKIEFYHQGMYFDQAVKINEVTATAVNEVKYSSDMFNFGSVNHDPDAVKDLGFAGFKILYPINQLDKNDEIVSMLGASYFRVIGKGQVYGLSARGLAIDTALASGEEFPRFREFWIERPKANDKHLVLYALLDSLRATGAYRFVIYPGRDTSVDVQSRVYLRDKVGKLGLAPLTSMFLFGPNQPATTMNFRPTLHDSNGLSIHAGNGEWIWRPLNNPRHLSVSTFQVENPRGFGLLQRGRDFFQYQDLDDRYDLRPSGWVEPRGDWGKGHVKLVEIPTNDETNDNIVAFWTPEKLQDVGQPLEVAYRLHFSRDEDKIHSSDFAYVKQTLRSAGDVKQTNLTRQPDGTTAFQVDFVGQPLKELDPAAPVASQISVGDNADVVENSVRFNPVTHGWRLTLRLKVKATKQPTEMRAALVNGDKTLTETWSYLLPANE, encoded by the coding sequence ATGATTAAGAGCACAAGCAGAGGGGGGGATGTGCCAAATAATAAATTCTTCGTCAAATCATCCAAAGCGAGTCTCCGTTGGCTGGGAGACACGGTGCTGTTGACGCTATACGCTTTGCCCTCATGGGCATTTTCTATTGACGATGTGGCTAAGCAAGCCCAGGCGCTGGCGGCCAAAGGGTATGAAGCGCCAAGAAGCAATGTGCCTTCGCAATTTTGCGAAATGAAGTTCGCTGACTATCAGCAAATTCAATTCAATCATGATAAGGCGCTGTGGCACGATTTACCGACCCCATTAAAAATCGAGTTCTACCATCAAGGGATGTATTTCGACCAGGCGGTGAAAATCAATGAAGTGACGGCGACCGCCGTTAATGAGGTCAAATATTCATCGGATATGTTCAACTTCGGATCGGTCAATCACGATCCCGATGCGGTGAAGGACCTCGGTTTCGCCGGGTTCAAAATCCTCTATCCGATAAATCAGCTCGATAAAAACGATGAAATTGTCAGCATGTTGGGCGCCAGTTATTTTCGTGTTATCGGTAAAGGACAAGTTTATGGCCTTTCCGCGCGCGGTCTGGCGATCGATACTGCGCTGGCGTCCGGGGAAGAGTTTCCACGCTTTCGTGAATTCTGGATTGAGCGTCCCAAGGCCAACGACAAGCACCTGGTGCTGTATGCGCTGCTCGACTCCCTCCGCGCCACCGGCGCTTACCGCTTCGTCATCTACCCGGGGCGCGACACCAGCGTAGATGTGCAGTCTCGCGTTTATTTGCGCGATAAAGTCGGGAAACTGGGGCTGGCGCCGCTCACCAGCATGTTCCTGTTCGGGCCGAATCAGCCCGCCACCACGATGAACTTCCGTCCCACGCTGCACGACTCCAACGGCCTATCGATTCACGCCGGCAACGGCGAGTGGATCTGGCGTCCGCTGAATAACCCCCGTCACCTGTCCGTGAGCACTTTCCAGGTGGAAAATCCGCGCGGTTTCGGGCTGCTACAGCGCGGGCGCGACTTCTTCCAGTATCAAGATCTGGACGATCGCTACGACTTGCGCCCGAGCGGCTGGGTTGAACCCCGCGGCGATTGGGGCAAAGGGCATGTCAAGCTGGTAGAAATCCCCACCAACGATGAGACCAACGACAATATCGTAGCGTTTTGGACGCCGGAGAAATTGCAGGATGTCGGTCAGCCGCTGGAGGTCGCCTATCGGCTGCACTTCTCCCGCGATGAAGATAAAATCCATTCGTCGGATTTCGCCTATGTGAAACAAACCCTACGTTCTGCGGGGGATGTGAAACAGACCAACCTGACGCGTCAGCCGGACGGCACGACCGCCTTTCAAGTGGACTTCGTCGGCCAGCCGCTGAAAGAGCTGGACCCGGCCGCACCGGTCGCTTCCCAGATTAGCGTGGGCGACAATGCCGATGTGGTCGAAAACAGCGTCCGCTTCAATCCGGTTACCCACGGTTGGCGTCTGACCCTGCGTCTTAAGGTGAAAGCCACCAAGCAACCTACCGAGATGCGTGCCGCACTGGTTAACGGCGATAAGACATTGACCGAAACCTGGAGCTATCTGCTGCCTGCCAATGAATAA
- a CDS encoding IS5-like element ISSoEn1 family transposase, with translation MAKQKFKITNWPAYNNALRQRGDLTVWLDESAIAAWTESTPPEHRGRPLHYTDMAITTVLMIKRVFNLSLRALQGFVDSIFKLMGLSLRCPDYSLVSRRAKTVDISIKTPTRGEISHLVIDGTGLKVFGEGEWKVRQHGAERRRVWRKLHLAVDSVTHEIICADLSLSGTTDAQALPGLINQTHRKIREASADSAYDTRYCHDALLRKKIKPLIPPRSGAQYWPARYHERNHAVANQHLSGNNDTWKKKVGYHRRSLAETAMFRFKTLLGGHLSLHDYDAQVGKAMAMVKALNRITLLGMPNSVRIM, from the coding sequence ATGGCAAAGCAAAAGTTTAAAATTACCAACTGGCCCGCATATAACAATGCGCTCAGGCAGCGGGGGGACCTGACAGTATGGCTTGATGAGTCAGCCATTGCTGCATGGACTGAGAGTACACCACCTGAACATCGTGGCCGGCCGCTTCACTACACCGATATGGCCATTACCACGGTTCTGATGATAAAGCGCGTGTTTAACCTTTCGCTCCGGGCGTTACAGGGTTTCGTTGACTCGATTTTTAAACTGATGGGGCTGTCGCTGCGCTGCCCAGATTACTCTCTGGTCAGCCGGCGAGCAAAAACCGTCGACATCAGCATAAAAACGCCAACCCGCGGCGAAATCTCACACCTGGTCATCGATGGCACCGGCCTGAAAGTCTTCGGCGAAGGCGAATGGAAAGTCAGGCAGCATGGGGCTGAGAGGCGCAGAGTATGGCGCAAGCTTCATCTGGCAGTAGATAGCGTGACACATGAAATTATCTGTGCCGATTTATCGCTAAGCGGTACGACAGATGCGCAGGCGCTGCCCGGGCTGATTAACCAAACCCACCGGAAAATCAGGGAAGCGTCGGCTGACAGTGCTTACGATACGCGTTACTGTCATGATGCTCTGCTGAGGAAAAAAATAAAGCCTCTTATCCCACCGCGAAGTGGTGCGCAATATTGGCCAGCTCGATACCATGAGCGTAACCATGCGGTGGCAAATCAGCATCTGAGCGGCAATAACGATACCTGGAAAAAGAAAGTAGGTTATCACCGGCGTTCACTGGCTGAAACGGCCATGTTCCGGTTTAAAACACTTCTGGGTGGTCATCTGAGTCTGCATGACTATGACGCGCAGGTAGGTAAGGCAATGGCAATGGTTAAAGCACTTAACCGGATCACACTGTTAGGAATGCCAAACAGCGTCCGCATCATGTAA
- the mdtG gene encoding multidrug efflux MFS transporter MdtG, with translation MTPEPILINWKRNLFVTWIGCFLTGAAFSLVMPFLPLYVELLGISSPEKLNLWSGAVFSITFLFSAIASPIWGGLADRKGRKVMLLRSALGMAIVMMLMGLAQNVWQFLILRALLGLLGGFVPNANALIATQVPRNKSGWALGTLSTGAVSGALIGPLIGGLLADLYGLRLIFFITALVLFICFITTVLFVQKRFTPVQKKDMLSGRQVLASLKNPRLVLSLFVTTLIIQVSTGSIAPILTLYVRELAGHSQNLAFISGMIAAVPGMAALLSAPRLGKLSDRVGPERILISMMALSVLLLIPMSFVQSPWQLGVLRFLLGATDGALLPAMQTLLIYNSSSQVAGRIFSYSQSFRDVGNVSGPLLGAFISASYGFRAVFFVTALVVMVNVVYFWWSLQRSAARIRLPND, from the coding sequence ATGACGCCGGAACCGATCCTTATCAATTGGAAACGCAATCTTTTTGTGACCTGGATAGGCTGCTTTCTCACCGGTGCCGCCTTCAGTCTGGTCATGCCGTTCCTGCCGCTCTATGTTGAGCTGTTGGGGATTTCCTCGCCCGAAAAATTAAATCTTTGGTCCGGCGCGGTCTTCAGTATCACGTTTCTTTTCTCCGCCATCGCATCGCCGATATGGGGCGGTCTTGCTGATCGCAAAGGCCGCAAAGTCATGTTGCTGCGCTCGGCGCTGGGCATGGCCATTGTCATGATGCTAATGGGCCTGGCGCAAAACGTCTGGCAGTTTTTAATCTTGCGCGCGCTGCTCGGGCTGCTTGGCGGCTTCGTGCCTAACGCCAACGCGCTTATCGCCACCCAGGTGCCGCGTAACAAGAGCGGCTGGGCGCTGGGCACGCTGTCCACCGGCGCGGTAAGCGGCGCGCTGATTGGCCCGCTGATCGGGGGGCTTCTGGCGGATCTTTACGGTTTACGACTGATCTTCTTCATTACCGCGCTGGTGCTGTTCATCTGCTTTATTACCACCGTGCTGTTCGTGCAGAAGCGTTTCACCCCCGTGCAAAAAAAAGACATGCTCTCCGGGCGTCAGGTGCTGGCCTCGCTGAAAAATCCGCGTTTGGTGCTGAGTTTGTTTGTCACCACGCTCATCATCCAGGTCTCCACCGGCTCTATCGCGCCGATACTGACGCTGTATGTCCGTGAACTGGCGGGTCATTCGCAGAACCTGGCGTTCATCAGCGGCATGATTGCCGCCGTGCCCGGCATGGCGGCGCTGCTGAGCGCGCCACGCCTGGGTAAGCTCAGCGATCGGGTCGGGCCCGAGCGCATTTTGATTAGCATGATGGCGTTGTCGGTACTGCTGCTGATCCCCATGTCATTCGTGCAATCGCCCTGGCAGTTGGGCGTACTGCGCTTTTTGTTGGGCGCCACCGACGGCGCGCTGCTGCCAGCGATGCAAACCCTGTTGATTTATAACTCTTCCAGCCAAGTCGCGGGCCGTATTTTCAGCTATAGCCAATCATTTCGCGATGTGGGTAACGTCAGCGGGCCGCTCCTCGGCGCCTTTATTTCGGCCAGCTATGGTTTCCGGGCGGTTTTTTTTGTGACGGCGCTGGTGGTAATGGTCAACGTGGTGTATTTCTGGTGGAGCCTGCAGCGCAGCGCGGCACGCATCAGGCTACCTAATGATTGA
- a CDS encoding IS5-like element ISSoEn1 family transposase, protein MAKQKFKITNWPAYNNALRQRGDLTVWLDESAIAAWTESTPPEHRGRPLHYTDMAITTVLMIKRVFNLSLRALQGFVDSIFKLMGLSLRCPDYSLVSRRAKTVDISIKTPTRGEISHLVIDGTGLKIFGEGEWKVRQHGAERRRVWRKLHLAVDSATHEIICADLSLSGTTDAQALPGLINQTHRKIREASADSAYDTRYCHDALLRKKIKPLIPPRSGAQYWPARYHERNHAVANQHLSGNNDTWKKKVGYHRRSLAETAMFRFKILLGGHLSLHDYDAQVGEAMAMVKALNRITLLGMPNSVRIM, encoded by the coding sequence ATGGCAAAGCAAAAGTTTAAAATCACCAACTGGCCCGCATATAACAATGCGCTCAGGCAGCGGGGGGACCTGACAGTATGGCTTGATGAGTCAGCCATTGCTGCATGGACTGAGAGTACACCACCTGAACATCGTGGCCGGCCGCTTCACTACACCGATATGGCCATTACCACGGTTCTGATGATAAAGCGCGTGTTTAACCTTTCGCTCCGGGCGTTACAGGGTTTCGTTGACTCGATTTTTAAACTGATGGGGCTGTCGCTGCGCTGCCCAGATTACTCTCTGGTCAGCCGGCGAGCAAAAACCGTCGACATCAGCATAAAAACGCCAACCCGCGGCGAAATCTCACACCTGGTCATCGATGGCACCGGCCTGAAAATCTTCGGCGAAGGCGAATGGAAAGTCAGGCAGCATGGGGCTGAGAGGCGCAGAGTATGGCGCAAGCTTCATCTGGCAGTAGATAGCGCGACACATGAAATTATCTGTGCCGATTTATCGCTAAGCGGTACGACAGATGCGCAGGCGCTGCCCGGGCTGATTAACCAAACCCACCGGAAAATCAGGGAAGCGTCGGCTGACAGTGCTTACGATACGCGTTACTGTCATGATGCTCTGCTGAGGAAAAAAATAAAGCCGCTTATCCCACCGCGAAGTGGTGCGCAATATTGGCCAGCTCGATACCATGAGCGTAACCATGCGGTGGCAAATCAGCATCTGAGCGGCAATAACGATACCTGGAAAAAGAAAGTAGGTTATCACCGGCGTTCACTGGCTGAAACGGCCATGTTCCGGTTTAAAATACTTCTGGGTGGTCATCTGAGTCTGCATGACTATGACGCGCAGGTAGGTGAGGCTATGGCAATGGTCAAAGCGCTTAACCGGATCACGTTGTTAGGAATGCCAAACAGCGTCCGCATCATGTAA
- a CDS encoding MysB family protein translates to MSMYATLEKAIDIAREEFLEASADSSKEDETPSVQQFSLQKYVLQDGEIMWEAEFQAEENDATETMSFRTGEAAQAIFDGDYDETELRLEWQEENTLHEWDEGEYQYEPPLDTEEGKAASDEWDAM, encoded by the coding sequence ATGAGCATGTATGCAACTCTGGAAAAAGCGATCGATATCGCCCGCGAGGAGTTTCTGGAAGCGTCAGCCGACAGCAGCAAAGAGGACGAAACCCCGTCAGTGCAACAATTCAGCCTACAGAAATATGTCCTGCAGGACGGAGAGATCATGTGGGAAGCCGAATTTCAAGCTGAAGAAAATGATGCTACCGAGACGATGTCGTTTCGCACCGGCGAAGCCGCACAGGCGATTTTCGATGGTGATTACGATGAAACCGAACTGCGCCTGGAGTGGCAGGAGGAAAATACGCTGCACGAGTGGGACGAGGGCGAATATCAATATGAACCGCCGCTCGATACCGAAGAGGGTAAAGCCGCTTCCGATGAATGGGACGCGATGTGA